taacatataaaaatctatagaacattttaaaaaatattatttttcttaaacaaGGTAAGGATATTATTATTTGGCAGCGTTGACTGTTTGACAATGAATAAGTTacgtgtatatattatatattacgtAATGTGGTTACTTTTGTCATGATGTCTCACGTTGGTGACGTTCCAATTGCCTATTGGTTCCATCTTTTAGATTTTTCCAATTTAACAGACAAAGACATGTTAGTTGACAAAGAAAATGACAAAGACAAAGACATGTTGTTAATGTCAGATTTATACAATAAAAACTTCATTACCTAAAATAAACAGTACAAAACAAAACTCAACTAACAATGGGAAAGCGAGTCGGGTTGAGTTCTGATTAGGACTCGGAGACCCGGCTTTAAATCAAAAGCCCACAATCCCAAAAAGGCCCATAAGTAAAATGACATTTTCTCTTTACGGCCCATTCGTATTCGGTCACCTCCACTGCAACCTCAAAAACAATATCTCGCCGCCTGTCGACGACGACGTCTGCTTTGCTTTGCACCGTAAGTATCAACTTAGAAGAAGCGTTTTAGCTCAATCCTTAGATCCGATGGAGGTTTGTGGCGTAGATTCTGAAGGGAAGGAGTTTAACAGCGCacaagagatgtggagagaagaaattggagaagaaggagatgaaacGAAGAAGACCCAATGGTACAGAGACGGAGTTTCTTACTGGGAAGTAAGTtatattagttttgttttttgttgtctGTCTCTGTCTTAGGCTTAGAATGGTTAACTGCGGTTTGAACGAGCGGGCGGTTTAACTGGTTTTAAcggttataaaaacgtatagatatatggtattgtagagatttttgttactattaactGTGTTGCGGGCGGGTCGGTTGTAAACATTCGAAGGGTTAGTTTTAATTTCacctcttttttctttatttgattcTCTGTAGTATATCTCAGATTTGATTGACTTCTATTGCAAGTAAATTTGTAACCCTAACATGATTAACATGTATTCCAAATTGtgtttatttcatttattaattGAAGGGTGTTGAAGCTTCTGTTGATGGAGTATTGGGAGGATACGGGCATGTGAATGATGCTGATATTATAGGAAGTGAGGTCTTTCTCAAGACCCTTTTGCAAGAAAGATTAGTGAATGGAGAAACAAATCAACATCTAGTGGCTCTTGGtactcttctcttttttttttacacatgTGTTTCTTTGAAAATCACACAACTTCACTTGCAGATTGTGGATCTGGCGTTGGAAGGATCACCAAGAATCTTCTGATACGGTACTTTAACGAGGTGAATTGTTTTTCTTTGATTCTGTTCACTTGCTGCTATGCTCTCAGTTCTTCTCTGTTttagttttattgtttttcaTCTTAGGTTGATCTTGTCGAGCCTGTAGCTCAGTTCCTCGATGCGGCACGTGAAAATCTCGCATCTACGGGCTCAGAAACGCACAAAGCAGCTAACTTTTTCTGTGTACCTCTTCAGGTAGTACATTCTCTGTTTTATCTTAGTTTTCAATTCTCCTTCacatttgttttgttaatatttttgatataactGTAGGAGTTTACTCCAGCTGATCAGAGGTACGATGTCATATGGGTTCAGTGGTGCATTGGGCATCTCACTGACGatgattttgtttctttctttaacCGAGCAAAGGTGAagactttttttgtttctatattTCGTTGCACCATGTTTTGTTTCTCTATTACAAGTCAAGTGAaaccatagtttttttttgatgcGGTTGTGTCTTTCTGCTGCTTAATCTCATGTGATGTTTGTGGTTGATCTTAGGGATGCCTTAAACCCGGTGGGTTTTTTGTTGTGAAAGAGAATCTCGCTAAGCAAGGTTTTTTTTCCGTTCTTGACTTTGATGTTCTTATGAACGGTTCTATCTGATAAAAACTTTaagtatatttgtttttttgtgttgCGCAGGATTTGTTTTGGATAAAGAGGATCGTAGCATCACCAGATCGGATCCCTACTTTAAACAGCTCTTTCGTCGATGTGGGTTACATCTCTATCAAACAAAGGTTTAGTTCTTGTCTCTTCTTTAATTCGTCTTAAAAACTGTTGGTTTAGAAGCTTACAGTTTTGCCAAAACCATTTCCAGGATCAGAAGGGTCTTCCGAAAGAGTTATTTGCTGTAAAAATGTATGCTTTAACGGTTGATACACCACCCAAAGTCCACAGAACCAGATCGAAAACTAGCAGCAACAGACCACAAATTATCAAATGAcagtcttgttttttttttttatgtgcgAAATTCTagactttatttaatgaaagaaGCTACCTAAGTTATTGTAAGATCCGTGGAGCAAGGCTTGGTTGCTTCGAGGTAAGTTCACTGGCCTGCTCGAATCTCCTGTCCTCGCCTGGTTTATGTACCTTGTTCATTTTCTGCTCATTTGTCTGAATTTGAAGATATATGTACTAGAATTTACACATAAGTTAGAGCGTATTCCTCAAATGGTGATTTGTAATCTGAATCGTAGTTGTCTTATATCAATCCTTTTTGCGGCCGAGGTGCCTTATGTTGAATTGCTGCATTCATCTCCAAACGTGAACCATAAGACAAGACAACCATCTTTGTTTCTTTGCTCCTAAatatattttgcttatttgttcaaaaaatgATTATAGGTCAAAGAACTTGCGTAGAAGATCTGTAGTGGTGTGGGGTGTTTTGCTGGTGTTGTTGCAATTGCGGATTGCTTTTGGCTAGAGCAACTTGTTAGCGTTTGAGGCTTTTTGCTGGTTCTATATCTAACGGTTTATTGTGCAAAAATCCATGTAGAGTGTCATTGTTGTTTCCAATTCTCCGCTCAGGTGTTAAGCGTTGGTTTAGGGCTTCTGCTGCTGTGTTATAATGGGATCAAAATCTCGTATGCTATTGTCTTTGTATATATTGTCTTTAGATATTGTCTATCTTATTAGATATTGTCTTTCATATACCATTGATGGTCTATCTTATCTCTTCCTTGCCTTTGTTATTTTCACGGGTTTGGGATTAAATATGCTCATGAAGATTGTTTCATGAAAACTTTTCCCGACTATAAGACCTGGTCTTATCATGTAAccgttttattttaaatttgaaagcctttagtcaaaaaaaaaaaaatctcgtaTGCTCTCAATGCAAAAACTTTAGGCCatgtttgtttttgtatttaatttagcATCTAGATTTAGCATTTGAATACAACATCTAAATAATGCATTCAAATATCGTtcgtttataattagtatttgcATTTGGATGCAATATCTATATCCAATAAgcatggatttttttttcttcaacaaataAGGAAGTCCCTTTCTATCTTTTACTGTTCACAAACTTAGATACACAGAGGAACCCTGGAGACTCCGAAAGCCCTAGCTGCCgcctctctctttctccctcCTTGTCGGCCGCGAGTCACCATTGTGGGAAGCAGCTGGTCGTCGCCCTCCTCGCCACCAGCCGGGTGGTGTTGTTCGTATGTGTGTATTGATTGTAAGTTGAGTTCAGTGTATTGATTGTAAGTTGACTTTCGTGTGACACTGAAAAGAAGTGACGTCTAGCTAACTGAAGGTGTTAAAGTatgagaatgagaatgagaatgaaTGTTATGTTGACACCGAGAATGGTGGTATCTAGAAAGAGATGTTGTTGTTGAGTTGTATTGCATTGTAGAGTTATTGAGTTTTGAGAGG
This genomic interval from Brassica napus cultivar Da-Ae chromosome A6, Da-Ae, whole genome shotgun sequence contains the following:
- the LOC125609875 gene encoding alpha N-terminal protein methyltransferase 1; this translates as MEVCGVDSEGKEFNSAQEMWREEIGEEGDETKKTQWYRDGVSYWEGVEASVDGVLGGYGHVNDADIIGSEVFLKTLLQERLVNGETNQHLVALDCGSGVGRITKNLLIRYFNEVDLVEPVAQFLDAARENLASTGSETHKAANFFCVPLQEFTPADQRYDVIWVQWCIGHLTDDDFVSFFNRAKGCLKPGGFFVVKENLAKQGFVLDKEDRSITRSDPYFKQLFRRCGLHLYQTKDQKGLPKELFAVKMYALTVDTPPKVHRTRSKTSSNRPQIIK